From a region of the Cucumis sativus cultivar 9930 chromosome 6, Cucumber_9930_V3, whole genome shotgun sequence genome:
- the LOC101209168 gene encoding protein STRUBBELIG-RECEPTOR FAMILY 3 isoform X1, whose amino-acid sequence MGCANWNLLMKILIGLLLVFINPFCFGDTDLRDVAAINALFISLGYPPLRGWILVGGDPCGEKWQGVECVFSNITSLQLSGLNLGGELGTSLDQFESIISMDLSNNHIGGNIPSTLPPTLRSLSLSANQFTGSIPPALASLAQLMDLSLNNNLLTGAIPDVFQLLNGLNNLDMSSNNLSGQLPPSVADLLSLTTLHLQNNQLSGLLDPLQDLPLSDLNIENNLFSGPIPAKLLGIPNFRKDGNPFNTTIIPSAPALAPSPFAVAPVTVGPPTRQAGGGQPLWPGTPESSDGARSFFSAKRIIWIVIIGTVILVALGFCLLVSICLKRSKRRKDNKIVRDNTDMASKYKPKPMKPSVEGVDMEKGPKETTLKPLDRDRMKDRTMDFTTPRLHDRQDTNGKRKDASNTSFRRDHTESSSISMDDFPPPPPPPPFPLLSTQEIAKPMAAEVPSKVPRKLKTSSLKVFTIASLQQYTNSFSEDNLLGRGMLGSVYSAELPSGRLLAVKKLDGSSSTHWNDDDFHDLVSSICQIRHDNIVELVGYCAEHGQYLLIYEYCKNGTLYDALHVDKEMHQKLSWNVRVRIALGAARALEYLHEACQPPIMHQNFKSANILLDNELKPRVSDSGLARLLPSATQSSAPSLPAQGYSAPEFELGTYTYQSDLYSFGVVMLELLTGRKSCDRSLPRGEQFLVRWAVPRLHDIDALSRMVDPSLNGMYPAKSLSRFADIISSCIMREPEFRPPISEIVQELLQML is encoded by the exons ATGGGTTGTGCTAATTGGAATTTGCTTATGAAGATCCTAATTGGGCTGCTCTTGGTTTTCATCAACCCTTTTTGCTTTGGAGATACTGACCTTCGCGATG TTGCTGCAATCAAtgcattatttatttctcttgGCTACCCTCCTTTGCGAGGATGGATTCTTGTGGGAGGTGATCCATGTGGGGAGAAGTGGCAAGGGGTTGAATGTGTATTCTCAAATATAACATCTTT ACAACTCAGTGGATTGAATTTAGGAGGAGAGCTAGGCACTAGCTTGGACCAATTCGAGTCAATAATATCAAT GGATCTTAGCAACAATCATATTGGAGGGAATATTCCATCCACACTGCCCCCTACACTGAGAAGTCT TTCTTTATCAGCCAATCAATTCACTGGAAGCATTCCCCCTGCACTGGCCTCGCTAGCACAACTAATGGACCT GTCACTAAATAACAACCTTCTTACCGGGGCAATACCTGATGTCTTCCAGCTGCTTAATGGCTTGAATAACTT GGACATGTCAAGCAACAACTTGAGTGGTCAGCTGCCTCCTTCGGTGGCTGATTTGTTATCCCTTACTACATT GCACTTGCAGAACAATCAACTTTCTGGGTTGCTTGACCCTCTACAGGATCTTCCGTTGTCAGACTT GAATATAGAGAACAACCTATTTTCTGGACCTATACCTGCAAAGTTGTTGGGCATTCCAAATTTCAG AAAAGATGGGAACCCTTTCAATACTACAATAATTCCGTCTGCACCTGCTTTAGCCCCTTCACCATTTGCTGTTGCGCCAGTTACTGTGGGACCACCAACTAGACAAGCAGGTGGAGGCCAGCCATTGTGGCCTGGGACTCCTGAATCATCAGATGGAGCAAGGAGCTTTTTCTCTGCTAAGCGAATCATTTGGATTGTTATTATTGGGACAGTAATATTAGTAGCATTAGGATTCTGTCTTCTTGTGTCAATATGCTTGAAAAGAAGCAAGCGTCGAAAAGACAACAAGATTGTTCGTGACAACACTGATATGGCTTCTAAATACAAGCCTAAACCCATGAAGCCCTCGGTTGAAGGTGTAGACATGGAGAAAG GTCCAAAGGAGACCACTCTTAAGCCACTTGATAGAGACAGAATGAAGGATAGAACAATGGATTTTACAACCCCAAGGCTACATGATAGACAGGACACaaatgggaaaagaaaagatgccTCTAATACAAGTTTCCGACGAGACCATACAGAGAGTTCGAGCATAAGCATGGATGACTTCCCTCCACCACCTCCTCCCCCTCCTTTTCCACTCCTTTCAACTCAGGAGATTGCAAAACCAATGGCGGCTGAAGTGCCCAGTAAAGTACCTAGAAAACTGAAAACAAGTTCTTTAAAAGTTTTCACAATCGCGTCACTTCAGCAGTATACTAATAGTTTCTCTGAAGATAATCTTCTTGGGAGAGGCATGCTTGGTAGTGTCTATAGTGCTGAACTGCCAAGTGGAAGG CTTCTGGCTGTTAAGAAACTGGATGGATCCTCTTCAACTCATTGGAATGATGATGATTTTCACGACCTGGTGTCTAGTATATGTCAAATTCGGCATGATAACATTGTGGAGCTTGTGGGATATTGTGCTGAGCATGGACAATACCTACTCATTTACGAGTACTGCAAAAATGGCACACTCTATGATGCACTCCATGTTGACAAGGAGATGCATCAAAAGCTTTCATGGAATGTACGTGTGAGGATTGCACTTGGAGCTGCACGTGCCCTCGA GTATCTGCATGAAGCCTGTCAACCGCCTATCATGCACCAAAATTTCAAGTCTGCTAACATTCTCTTGGACAATGAGCTAAAACCACGAGTCTCTGACTCTGGCTTAGCTCGGCTGCTGCCTTCAGCTACTCAG TCATCTGCGCCATCCCTCCCAGCTCAGGGTTATAGTGCTCCTGAATTTGAGCTAGGAACTTACACTTACCAAAGTGATCTTTATAGCTTCGGAGTCGTAATGCTAGAGCTTTTGACTGGTCGAAAGTCTTGCGATCG ATCACTGCCTCGAGGAGAACAATTTCTTGTTCGATGGGCTGTTCCAAGGCTCCATGATATCGATGCATTATCACGAATGGTCGATCCATCACTTAATGGCATGTATCCTGCTAAATCGTTATCGCGCTTTGCTGATATTATTTCCTCTTGCATAATG AGAGAGCCTGAATTTCGGCCCCCGATCTCCGAAATTGTACAGGAACTCTTACAAATGCTGTAG
- the LOC101209168 gene encoding protein STRUBBELIG-RECEPTOR FAMILY 3 isoform X2 — MDLSLNNNLLTGAIPDVFQLLNGLNNLDMSSNNLSGQLPPSVADLLSLTTLHLQNNQLSGLLDPLQDLPLSDLNIENNLFSGPIPAKLLGIPNFRKDGNPFNTTIIPSAPALAPSPFAVAPVTVGPPTRQAGGGQPLWPGTPESSDGARSFFSAKRIIWIVIIGTVILVALGFCLLVSICLKRSKRRKDNKIVRDNTDMASKYKPKPMKPSVEGVDMEKGPKETTLKPLDRDRMKDRTMDFTTPRLHDRQDTNGKRKDASNTSFRRDHTESSSISMDDFPPPPPPPPFPLLSTQEIAKPMAAEVPSKVPRKLKTSSLKVFTIASLQQYTNSFSEDNLLGRGMLGSVYSAELPSGRLLAVKKLDGSSSTHWNDDDFHDLVSSICQIRHDNIVELVGYCAEHGQYLLIYEYCKNGTLYDALHVDKEMHQKLSWNVRVRIALGAARALEYLHEACQPPIMHQNFKSANILLDNELKPRVSDSGLARLLPSATQSSAPSLPAQGYSAPEFELGTYTYQSDLYSFGVVMLELLTGRKSCDRSLPRGEQFLVRWAVPRLHDIDALSRMVDPSLNGMYPAKSLSRFADIISSCIMREPEFRPPISEIVQELLQML; from the exons ATGGACCT GTCACTAAATAACAACCTTCTTACCGGGGCAATACCTGATGTCTTCCAGCTGCTTAATGGCTTGAATAACTT GGACATGTCAAGCAACAACTTGAGTGGTCAGCTGCCTCCTTCGGTGGCTGATTTGTTATCCCTTACTACATT GCACTTGCAGAACAATCAACTTTCTGGGTTGCTTGACCCTCTACAGGATCTTCCGTTGTCAGACTT GAATATAGAGAACAACCTATTTTCTGGACCTATACCTGCAAAGTTGTTGGGCATTCCAAATTTCAG AAAAGATGGGAACCCTTTCAATACTACAATAATTCCGTCTGCACCTGCTTTAGCCCCTTCACCATTTGCTGTTGCGCCAGTTACTGTGGGACCACCAACTAGACAAGCAGGTGGAGGCCAGCCATTGTGGCCTGGGACTCCTGAATCATCAGATGGAGCAAGGAGCTTTTTCTCTGCTAAGCGAATCATTTGGATTGTTATTATTGGGACAGTAATATTAGTAGCATTAGGATTCTGTCTTCTTGTGTCAATATGCTTGAAAAGAAGCAAGCGTCGAAAAGACAACAAGATTGTTCGTGACAACACTGATATGGCTTCTAAATACAAGCCTAAACCCATGAAGCCCTCGGTTGAAGGTGTAGACATGGAGAAAG GTCCAAAGGAGACCACTCTTAAGCCACTTGATAGAGACAGAATGAAGGATAGAACAATGGATTTTACAACCCCAAGGCTACATGATAGACAGGACACaaatgggaaaagaaaagatgccTCTAATACAAGTTTCCGACGAGACCATACAGAGAGTTCGAGCATAAGCATGGATGACTTCCCTCCACCACCTCCTCCCCCTCCTTTTCCACTCCTTTCAACTCAGGAGATTGCAAAACCAATGGCGGCTGAAGTGCCCAGTAAAGTACCTAGAAAACTGAAAACAAGTTCTTTAAAAGTTTTCACAATCGCGTCACTTCAGCAGTATACTAATAGTTTCTCTGAAGATAATCTTCTTGGGAGAGGCATGCTTGGTAGTGTCTATAGTGCTGAACTGCCAAGTGGAAGG CTTCTGGCTGTTAAGAAACTGGATGGATCCTCTTCAACTCATTGGAATGATGATGATTTTCACGACCTGGTGTCTAGTATATGTCAAATTCGGCATGATAACATTGTGGAGCTTGTGGGATATTGTGCTGAGCATGGACAATACCTACTCATTTACGAGTACTGCAAAAATGGCACACTCTATGATGCACTCCATGTTGACAAGGAGATGCATCAAAAGCTTTCATGGAATGTACGTGTGAGGATTGCACTTGGAGCTGCACGTGCCCTCGA GTATCTGCATGAAGCCTGTCAACCGCCTATCATGCACCAAAATTTCAAGTCTGCTAACATTCTCTTGGACAATGAGCTAAAACCACGAGTCTCTGACTCTGGCTTAGCTCGGCTGCTGCCTTCAGCTACTCAG TCATCTGCGCCATCCCTCCCAGCTCAGGGTTATAGTGCTCCTGAATTTGAGCTAGGAACTTACACTTACCAAAGTGATCTTTATAGCTTCGGAGTCGTAATGCTAGAGCTTTTGACTGGTCGAAAGTCTTGCGATCG ATCACTGCCTCGAGGAGAACAATTTCTTGTTCGATGGGCTGTTCCAAGGCTCCATGATATCGATGCATTATCACGAATGGTCGATCCATCACTTAATGGCATGTATCCTGCTAAATCGTTATCGCGCTTTGCTGATATTATTTCCTCTTGCATAATG AGAGAGCCTGAATTTCGGCCCCCGATCTCCGAAATTGTACAGGAACTCTTACAAATGCTGTAG